In a single window of the Thunnus maccoyii chromosome 7, fThuMac1.1, whole genome shotgun sequence genome:
- the bphl gene encoding valacyclovir hydrolase — translation MALFLLGGRLLKCRPDIKRAMTATQTYCSSVASGRQRVNGVDLYYEQTGRGKHAVLLFPGALGSTRTDFGPQLKSLNKERFTVVGWDPRGYGQSRPPDRDFPPDFFERDAKDAVDLMKALGFGKFSLLGWSDGGITALIAAARNPNLINKMVVWGSNAFVSQHDLNLYDAVRDVSKWSARMRQPMEEVYGAEVFAKTWEAWVDGIAQYAHRPEGSICIELLPLISCPTLIVHGEKDPMVPGVHPQYLLKHIKGSRLHLMPEGKHNLHLRFADEFNKMVEDFLDN, via the exons ATGGCGTTGTTCTTACTCGGAGGACGTCTCTTAAAGTGCAGACCTGACATCAAGAGAGCCATGACAGCCACACAGACGTACTG CTCTTCAGTGGCTTCCGGCAGGCAGCGTGTTAATGGAGTGGATCTGTACTACGAGCAGACAGGCAGAGGGAAACACGCAGTGCTGTTGTTTCCTGGAGCACTGG GAAGCACTCGTACAGACTTTGGACCTCAGCTTAAGTCCCTGAATAAGGAACGTTTCACTGTAGTGGGCTGGGATCCCCGTGGTTATGGACAATCCCGTCCCCCAGACAGAGACTTCCCCCCTGACTTCTTTGAAAGGGATGCAAAGGATGCAGTGGATCTGATGAAG GCACTGGGCTTTGGCAAGTTCTCCCTGCTGGGGTGGAGCGATGGAGGAATCACCGCTCTGATTGCAGCAGCGAGGAACCCCAACCTGATCAACAAGATGGTTGTATGGGGATCCAATGCCTTTGTTTCCCAGCATGACCTCAACCTTTACGATG CGGTCCGAGATGTGTCCAAGTGGAGTGCGAGGATGAGGCAGCCCATGGAGGAGGTGTATGGAGCAGAAGTCTTTGCTAAAACCTGGGAAGCCTGGGTGGATGGAATCGCACAATATGCACACAGACCAGAAG GGAGTATCTGCATTGAGCTTCTGCCCCTGATCAGTTGTCCGACCCTGATCGTCCATGGAGAGAAAGACCCCATGGTGCCCGGCGTCCACCCGCAGTACCTCCTCAAACACATCAAAGGATCACG ATTACACCTGATGCCAGAGGGAAAACACAACCTCCACCTGAGGTTTGCTGATGAATTCAACAAAATGGTGGAGGACTTTCTGGACAATTGA
- the LOC121899957 gene encoding solute carrier family 22 member 23 isoform X2 — translation MGVMADWFGRHPVLILSVLFMLVFGLSVAFSVNVTMFSTLRFFEGFCLAGLALSLYVLRIELCLPGWRFSMTMVASFLMVGGQLLMPGVAALCRNWPDRDDWQVLQIVIISPFVLMLPYVWIFPESLRWLLATQHYRRSKAMMLRIARKNQVDMTTEPSGVLAELEQELHKKPQRTCIVKMMSTRNLWKNIVVLCVNSLTGYGIHHCFARSMMDPEAQPTALCHTDYYTMAGIAVATCLALCPMVGLMGRRGGLLTFMIITALASLLQLGLLNLIGKYSLRHDTVLRDTLNRKFSVAFSIIGMFSSHAVSTLSIFFCAEITPTVIRGGGLGLVLASAGFGMLTAPIMELHNQKGYFLHHVIFACCTLLCIICLLLLPEPRGQPLPESLADGETFTRQTLLHPGEQHLLLAKTDRDYSRVHDTPLHLSATGGATVAAATALAAVPASYSLATGGEVIGNRAIANGV, via the exons GTTTGGTCGTCACCCAGTGTTGATTCTCTCAGTGCTGTTCATGCTGGTGTTTGGTCTGAGTGTTGCCTTCTCTGTAAACGTCACCATGTTCAGCACCTTGCGCTTCTTTGAGGGTTTCTGCTTGGCGGGCctcgctctctccctctatGTGCTCA GGATCGAGCTTTGTTTGCCAGGCTGGCGCTTCTCCATGACCATGGTGGCCAGTTTTTTGATGGTAGGCGGGCAGCTACTGATGCCAGGGGTGGCCGCACTGTGCCGCAATTGGCCGGACCGCGATGACTGGCAGGTCCTGCAGATTGTCATAATCAGCCCCTTCGTTTTGATGCTGCCCTACGTTTG gatTTTTCCCGAGTCGTTGCGCTGGTTGCTGGCCACCCAGCACTACAGGCGGTCCAAAGCCATGATGCTGCGTATAGCCAGAAAGAACCAGGTTGACATGACAACCGAGCCCAGTGGAGTTCTTGCAG AGCTGGAGCAGGAGCTGCACAAGAAACCCCAGAGGACCTGTATTGTCAAGATGATGAGCACCAGGAACCTGTGGAAAAACATTGTGGTGCTGTGTGTCAACTC TCTGACAGGTTATGGGATCCACCACTGCTTCGCCCGCAGTATGATGGACCCTGAGGCCCAGCCCACTGCTTTGTGCCACACGGACTATTACACTATGGCTGGCATCGCCGTGGCAACCTGCCTGGCGCTTTGCCCCATGGTGGGGTTGATGGGTCGGCGTGGAGGGCTGCTCACCTTCATGATCATAACAGCTCTGGCGTCACTGCTACAGCTGGGTTTGCTCAACT TAATTGGGAAGTACAGCCTTCGCCATGACACAG TTCTGAGAGACACTCTGAACAGGAAGTTCTCAGTAGCCTTCTCCATCATTGGCATGTTCTCGTCTCACGCCGTCAGCACCCTCAGCATATTCTTTTGTGCTGAAATCACTCCGACTGTTATCAG GGGTGGAGGTCTGGGCCTGGTCCTGGCGAGTGCCGGCTTTGGCATGCTCACTGCACCCATCATGGAGCTCCACAACCAGAAGGGCTACTTCTTGCATCATGTGATCTTCGCCTGCTGCACCCTGCTGTGCATcatctgcctgctgctgctgcccgaACCTCGGGGCCAGCCCCTGCCGGAGAGCCTGGCTGACGGAGAGACCTTCACCCGTCAGACCCTGCTCCATCCCGGAGAGCAGCACCTCCTTCTTGCCAAGACTGACAGGGATTACTCCCGCGTCCACGACACACCGTTACACCTCTCAGCCACTGGGGGAGCTACAGTGGCAGCAGCCACCGCTCTGGCAGCGGTACCTGCCTCATACTCCCTGGCGACTGGTGGGGAGGTGATTGGCAATCGTGCCATAGCCAATGGAGTATGA
- the psmg4 gene encoding proteasome assembly chaperone 4, giving the protein MTETQNGAVFDAISVHNFSEKILEQTVHFHVMKLSGGFFLWVGSTPVLSNLAVSMSSKYDSMPLSTLVMGDPSNTTPNTLAQRLAKKTKKQVFVSYSLPMTDSSHSLLVENRIKKELELHPEHF; this is encoded by the exons atgaccGAAACACAGAATGGAGCGGTGTTTGATGCCATTTCGGTGCACAATTTTTCGGAGAAGATTTTGGAGCAGACGGTACATTTTCACGTCATGAAGCTGAGCGGCGGGTTTTTCCTCTGGGTCGGCTCGACTCCAGTCTTGTCCAACTTAGCTGTTTCAATGAGCAGCAAATAT gacTCGATGCCATTATCTACATTAGTCATGGGGGACCCATCCAATACTACTCCAAATACTTTGGCACAGAGATTAG CAAAGAAGACCAAAAAGCAAGTATTTGTGAGTTACAGTCTTCCAATGACAGACTCCAGCCACTCTCTTCTCGTGGAAAACAGGATCAAAAAGGAGCTCGAGCTTCACCCTGAACACTTTTGA